Proteins found in one Vigna radiata var. radiata cultivar VC1973A unplaced genomic scaffold, Vradiata_ver6 scaffold_83, whole genome shotgun sequence genomic segment:
- the LOC106754042 gene encoding uncharacterized protein LOC106754042, whose amino-acid sequence NPNPSPKLPSDHPPLLPFPFPDPAPLGPPPPPAYGFHMLERRTIVLADGSVRSYFALPPDYQDFAPRPLDFLPRFPPPLSPGRFRLHDFPPGAAKRKYGEDDGSRDDLARQREQLLRNANGLSRISGGEFSAGPSGGTPLKRELVDPPEMRPSKHSRHDGSSFSRHPQVDQDALKKAFVNFAKLINENVSQKRSYLEDGKQGRLHCLACGTGRSAKDFPDMHALIMHTYNSDNADSHVEHLGLHKALCVLMGWNYSKPPDNSKAYQFLSVDEVAANQNDLIMWPPLVIIHNTNTGKNRDGRMEGLGNKTMDNKIRGIM is encoded by the exons CCTAAACTCCCATCTGATCACCCTCCCCTTCTCCCCTTCCCCTTCCCAGACCCCGCCCCTCTCGGCCCACCCCCTCCTCCTGCCTACGGCTTCCACATGCTCGAACGACGTACCATCGTCCTCGCCGACGGCAGCGTCCGCTCCTACTTCGCCCTTCCCCCCGATTACCAGGACTTTGCGCCCCGCCCTCTCGACTTCCTTCCCCGCTTCCCTCCGCCCCTCAGCCCCGGCCGATTTCGCCTCCACGACTTCCCTCCCGGCGCCGCCAAGCGCAAGTACGGCGAAGACGATGGCTCCCGGGATGACCTTGCCAGGCAGAGGGAGCAGCTCCTCCGTAACGCCAATGGCCTCTCTAGGATTTCCGGCGGCGAGTTCTCTGCGGGCCCCAGCGGCGGTACCCCCCTCAAGCGTGAGTTGGTGGACCCCCCTGAAATGAGGCCCTCCAAGCACTCGAGGCACGACGGGTCGAGTTTCAGTAGGCACCCGCAGGTGGATCAGGACGCGTTGAAGAAAGCCTTTGTTAACTTCGCGAAGCTCATCAACGAGAATGTCTCGCAGAAGAGGAGTTACTTGGAGGATGGGAAGCAGGGACGTCTTCACTGTCTTGCTTGTGGCACTGGCAG GTCTGCTAAAGATTTTCCAGATATGCATGCTCTCATTATGCACACTTACAACTCAGATAACGCTGATTCACATGTTGAACATTTGGGATTGCACAAAGCTCTGTGTGTCTTAATGGGTTGGAACTACTCAAAGCCTCCTGATAACTCGAAGGCCTATCAGTTTTTATCTGTGGATGAAGTAGCTGCAAATCAGAATGATTTGATCATGTGGCCACCTTTGGTGATCATTCATAACACAAATACAGGAAAAAATAGAGATGGCCGTATGGAGGGTTTGGGAAACAAAACTATGGATAATAAAATTAGAGGTATAATGTGA